A region from the Triticum urartu cultivar G1812 chromosome 1, Tu2.1, whole genome shotgun sequence genome encodes:
- the LOC125554036 gene encoding probable E3 ubiquitin-protein ligase XERICO, giving the protein MVTTMGHVVALLSAALSGYSSSGVVGCGHHDDHYHSGGCCVCISRFRDGEDIRRLPCGHAFHRQCVNRWLALCRRTCPLCRLHVGGVADEHQLSDDLVIWLSSLFVAGL; this is encoded by the coding sequence atggtGACGACGATGGGGCACGTGGTGGCGCTCCTCTCTGCTGCCCTCTCCGGCTACAGCTCCAGCGGCGTGGTCGGCTGCGGTCACCACGACGACCACTACCACTCGGGCGGCTGCTGCGTGTGCATATCGAGGTTCCGCGACGGGGAGGACATACGGAGGTTGCCGTGCGGCCACGCCTTCCACCGGCAATGCGTCAACAGGTGGTTGGCGCTGTGCCGCCGGACGTGCCCGCTCTGCCGCCTGCACGTCGGCGGCGTGGCAGATGAGCACCAGCTCAGCGACGACCTCGTCATCTGGCTCTCTTCTCTCTTCGTCGCCGGCTTGTAG